TTTGGCTGGTGGTGATATATGGGTGTTTATAATGACATTCATCGCATCCTCTGTGGGAATGACTGTACGCCAAGAGATCGGCCATCGTCATTTTAACCCATTGTTAAACTTTGGTTTGACAGCTTTTGTTACCTCCCTAATATCAGCCCAAGCGACGGTATTTGGTATTGGAAACTACCCACATTTGGTTATGGCATCCGCTGTATTGATGCTAGTGCCGGGCTTTCCGCTCATCAATTCAGTTGCAGATGTATTAAAAGGATATATCAACATGGGGATTGCTCGCTTTGTGATGGCGAGTCTACTCACGCTCGCAACTTGCTTGGGTATTGTTGCTGTGGGTGGAGTGTTGGGCTTATTTGGAGTCACGCTATGACGTTTTGGGCTGAGTTATTACTGGGATTAGTGGACGATATGTTGTTTGCTGCGATACCAGCAGTAGGGTTTGCTTTGGTATTTAATGTTCCTCGCAATGCCTTAATATATTGTGCGATGGGTGGCGCTATTGGGCATGGCTCTCGCTACCTTATGATGCAGTTTGGACTGTCTATTGAATGGTCTACCTTATTTGCCGCCACACTGGTGGGTTTTATTGGCGTATTGTGGTCGCATCGATTTTTAGCTCACCCCAAAGTGTTCACTGTGGCAGCTATGATCCCAATGGTGCCAGGGGTGTATGCATTCAATGCTATGACGGCTTTAGTTGAGATCAATCAGCTTGGGTACTCCCATGAGCTATTTGCTCTCCTGATTGAAAACTTTCTGAGTGCCATGTTTATTATTGCAGGCTTAGCT
Above is a genomic segment from Vibrio gallicus containing:
- a CDS encoding threonine/serine exporter family protein, whose product is MTFWAELLLGLVDDMLFAAIPAVGFALVFNVPRNALIYCAMGGAIGHGSRYLMMQFGLSIEWSTLFAATLVGFIGVLWSHRFLAHPKVFTVAAMIPMVPGVYAFNAMTALVEINQLGYSHELFALLIENFLSAMFIIAGLAIGLAMPGLFIYRRKPIV